The Lycium barbarum isolate Lr01 chromosome 4, ASM1917538v2, whole genome shotgun sequence nucleotide sequence AGGTTTCCTAATGGAGAATCGGCAGCAGATGTTTATGACAGAATCACAGGTGATTCTGTTTTTTCAAGATTCATTTGGTTTTTTGAGCATTTTTGTTTTTGTGATGATATTGTTTGAAGAGGAAGCTTGCAGGGTTCAGGGAAACACTTAGAAGTGATATTGACATAGGAAGATTTCAACCACCTGGTCAGCAGAGCCCAAACATGAACTTGGTTATAGTTTCTCATGGACTTACACTAAGGGTGTTCTTGATGAGATGGTATAAATGGACAGTGCAGCAATTTGAAGGACTCCATAATATGAGTAATGGGGGCATGATTGTCATGGAAAGAGGCTACGGTGGAAGGTAATCAAGACTACTTGATGCGTTATGTAGTACTTTGTGAAGAGTAAATACAGCAAAACTAGGAATATTGAACTGCTTCTAGACAATTTTCTTGAGAACCTGTTATACCAAGGCTTGGAGATGGAACTGGGAAGCAGTCACCTAGTGTCTTTACCTCCGCTGGAATTTAAGCGTGAGACCTCATGGTCCTCCACCCACTTCATTgatcactaggccacaccctCCGGTAAATTGCTTTTGGACAATGTTGTTACTTCGTCACTTAAAGCAACAACGAGAAGCGATAGGTTATCGTTTCATTGTTGAAGCCATGCACTTCAAATAATGGTGCGCAAAGTGATTTACCCAAGAAGCAGTCGGTACTTTGAATCTCAACATTGAGGAGTTCAATTAATATCGGAATTATTGTAGACTGAATGCTGAAATTAGTTATATTTCAATTAGTATAACTAGACTATCATAGTGCTAAATTGATATATGTTTGGTACTTCTAATTTTCCATAAATGGCACTGCCCATGGATCTTGTCGCTTTGTTGCTCTTTTAAAAGACAGTGCTTGTGAAAAATCTGCAGGTACTGTTTGTCAATGCACCATACAAGGGAGGAGTTGCAGAAATTTGGGATGACTGATGAAATGCTAATCGACCAAGAATGGTAACACACTGCTCATCTTTTTTGCTTTAATAATTCACTTAGGTTTCTTGTTTATCTATTTTTGATTGTTTTTTTATGAAGGCAAAAGATTGCGAGGCCAGGTGAACTGAATTACGATTGCTTGATTACTGGACCATCTTACTTTACTCAcattgatgatgatgacgacaagAATTTTGAGTTGTAATATTATTAAGGGAACAAAAGAGGAGAAACTCTTGAAAGGAAGTTAGAGCTGTTGGAATTCACAACCATACTTGGTGAAAATACATCAGCTTTCAGAGAGAGTGCTTCGTATACACCGACAGTATAAAGAATTTCACACTACTAGCGTAATTTTACCTGTTGTAACTTGTGATCGGTGATTTACCATGTTTGCTGACTATCAATCCAACATTCCTGTAAAAAGTTACATGTATTTGACTCTGtacagtcaaatctctctataacagcatggttgggtccgaaatttttcaGCTATTATAGAGAATGATTGTTATATATCTATAACAGCTTTAATATTTAAATAATACtttgttgttataagcaaaaaaaatgcataaaatctatttttcatttttaattgtcaaattctaagcttaattacactttgtataacgaaggaaaatcgtttaatgatgaaaatatatatattcatatgatatttttttgtcataaatagcatattaaatgatcaaatatttggtcaaaatttcTACTCTTGTTATTGGTAATCataaatattctatttttataaagatggttaattattatattaccaaaaaaagaagatagctgtgatatgaggggtaattttacaaagagcgtacagTTATAAAATtagttgttgctgttataggtgaaatgttgttatagagaagtaaaatataacataaaaaatgggTTTCGAAAAATcttggttgttatagagaggtgttgttatatgtgagtaccgttatagagaggtctgattgTATATTCTATAACGAGGTCTGACTGTATATTAAACGGGGTTTAGTTGAGCATACTCTCACACTTATCTGCATGTAaaggtccttcaactcttggcaATAGGTTTAGATGACCCAAATCTAGGATCACAACAAGCTTTGTGGAAGATGTGGGACACAACTGCAGCACTTGGTTCACACTGCACATGGAATGTAATGGGCAAAATACAACTGATTGTACATAATAATGCCTGGGCATTAGGTATGCAACATAAGAAACCAACTACGAAAAAAGCTACAATCTCAAAACTGTTTGTTGATAGCTTCTTTATCATTAGTACTTGACCTAAAGCTAGATGGCCTATAAACCTAGGACAAGGAATCTCCTCCAAATACTTTGGATGATTATAAGAACCCCACATGAAAGGACAGTTGGATACCAGCATATAGTCAGTCAAACAAAGGAAGACATGACTATCTTTCACTAAAGGTGCTAACCTAATCAATAAACAGAAGAACAAAAGTGTGTGATGGTACATAGAAGAAGAACATCATAGAATgaactcattttccatgtttcCTTAAAGTGGGGATTAGAAAGATGGTTTCCTATGCAGGAAtctaatgagatttggtaaacaAAGGCAAATATAGTAAAAGTATTCACTACTGCTTACAACACCTTCATTGTCTCATCTTGCCTCAGCAAACACTTGGGAGTCAAACGTCCCATGACAAGTCAATGTCACATCATTAACATAGGAGAAAAGTAGGAAACTCATTTCCTAAGAACAAACACGATACTAGAATCGACAACAGTACCAGATACAGACAGATAAGTAGTGCACGGCTTTTAAATTCAAAAAAGAAAATCATACAACTCTGTATATATGTTTCCGTAATGCCATTACCAGATTTTGATACATAAGCATTGCACAGATGTCCACCTCAAAGAGAGGCTGAGAACAGAGAGAAAAAGAAGCAAATTACACGACCAATACGAGGGACAAACAATGATACTCGGTTTTGGACTACTAATTTTCTTATGCCAAGAAAACTGCTTTCATGCAAAACAAAATTAGTGTTTGGAAAGTTAAACATCAAGCAACAAGGTAATCTTCAGAAAATTTGCCAGCAAGGCGTGAGAAACAATGGAAAGAACATTGAAGAACTTCAAAGTTCACACTGAGGAATATGGTGCTACAGTATTCACGCGATGGAAAAAAGTGCATCTAATCCTAACCAAACTGGCTCTCAAAGGGCATAGACATAATGAATTTCCTTAGCACCAGAAAGGCAAAAATGATCAGTCCTTCCACACTGGCCAGCTGATGATCTCAAGATAGATGAAGACCTAAGACAAGAAGCAATTCATCATGTTGCTGCAATCCTTGGCATTGCCATCACGAAATCAATAGCAAGTTCCCCTGGTCGTAAGTAGTGACAATCACCCTTATCTCCAAAATTACCTGAACTTTGTTAACTTGCTTGAATTGGTCATCAGGATGTTGCAAAACTTTTAACTAGCAGAATTTCAGCATTCAGGACGTTGCACAACTTTTAAGAAGGATGACCGTTTGTGATAAAACCACTGATTCAGGAAATTCAGTCACAGATAGGAGAGCTCTACATGGGATTAGAAAGAAACTAGGCGTATATTCATATCACATGACAcctaaacagaaaaaaaaaagtgcctGCTTCCTTCCAGATTAAACCTTGGATCATGATCATCTCTGTAAGTGTGATTCTTCAGTATTGAATTGTGCTACTTGTTTCAATGGAAGAAGACAAAAAAATTTGGCATAAGATGAGGGCTGAGGAATAGCAAGAGTTGAAACAAGACAATCATAGAATGGCTATGACCTAATCTCATTCACATGTTAAGTCTCATGAGTTCTCAATTGTTGCAGTCATGACACGCACTTGACGAGGTCGTTCAGGCTCCCCATTTCGCCTCCAGAAGGCCCTTCTCCACCAAATCTCAAATCCCCTCTGGATATTTGGGCAGTCCTCACCGGAGTTCAAAAACCGATCAAACCAAGACATTAGAATTTCTTGCTGCAACGCCATAGGTAGGGTCAGAATAGTATTGCTGAGACCATCTTCAATTAAATGCCGGTCAAGACCTCTTGATGCCCTCCTCATCCATCCAAAATCCTCATAGAATGGCACTAACCATGTCTGCAAAAGAGCGCTCCTAGCATCCTTGGAAGCTAGTAATTGCCCTTTACCAATACCAACAAAAAGTCTAGCCGTGACTCTACTAACCTCATACCTATGAAGTGCTGGCACCTTATGATGTGCCTCAGATAATACAGACTGAGAAGCCCAACTCCTCAAAAAATCTTCAGCTATCTGTCTATCAATCAAGATATCCAAAATCCAATGCAGATTATCAGCCTGTCGTGCAATCTGACCCACATCCATCATGTCTCCATCTGCTGCCCGTAGAAAATGGTGGCGGAGCAATTGCAGACATGCATTGCAAGCTGAATACAACGACTCCTTCCTCAAGTCGTTATGAGATGAATTCTCGTGCAACATTTTGGAAACTAAGCCTTTCATCTCTCGCCTCGCCTTCTCATCCTTCCCGTCAAGAACCACATGCAATAGCTTGAGAAGCACTTCCTCATTCCCATTTCCATTCTCTGTTCCCGATGTAACATCAAGAGATACCCTCCTTAAAACTTCCCCAGCACCTACCCCTTCAAGACGAAGCTCAGACAATAGTGAAGCTACCTTTTCTTCTTCATCCTCAGCCCAAGGAGCTGCTTCCAAGTACTCCAGGCATGATAATACCCCCGCATCGAACCCAATTGCCGCAGAAACCTATAAAACAATTTAATCAACTAAGGCCAAAATACAATTGCACATTCCTATTTACCCTCATATGTGTCGCCCGTGCATAAAGACTAGACTTTATCTCTAAAAACTCTCACTACCCTAAAATAAAGTGGTGTGGAAAATCAACTATGCAACAGATTTGCAAGCAATACAGATGCATCCACTTAAAAACAACTTTCTGACACGAACATATATGCATGGGCTAATGAACAAAGGCGATAACATTGATGCCTAACTtctattcatagttcaaaattgAGCGAGCATATACTTAATATTGAGGTCACACATCTATCTAGTTAAGTGATTTCAACAACAATCAATCACAATTTAGCTTAGTTAGGGTCGGTTTACACAATCCTCCATTTCATTAATTCGACTAAGTAATTCGGTTTATAAAATCCTCCTTTCtttgagccgagagtctttcgAAAACTTCTCTGCCCCACAAAGGCAcaagtaaggtctgcgtacatcctaccctcctcagaccccatccacctgtgggatcacactgggtatgttgttgttgctaaTTCAAGTCACCATTCATTTCATATCTTATCAAACGATTTTCATTACTAGGTAATTGTACAGCACAAAAAGTAAATTTAGATGCAATAAGCATTACCTTTAAGATGCCAAGGACTTTAGAAACATCTTCTTTCATCAGccttctcctcaaatctttaCAATACATCAACCTCAAAGTTTCAATATACACTTCAATATCATCACAATCCGCAATCTCAACAATATAAGGACCTGAATTCCTCTGTTGCTTTACCCATTTCTCCGACAACTTAACAGCGAAAAAACGACTATGAACCACCAAGATCTGCCTATGAACATTCATAGCAACACTCAAACCATCCTTAGAACTCAATGTTAACTTCACGTCACTCGAACCCGAATCATTAAACTGATTCCCTGGACTTTTACAAGCTAAAAGATCCAAAAGTCTCTGTTGCATCAAAACCTGTTTATCCTGTTGTACAAAGTTAGTAACTTTTTGATTATTTGAGCAAATGGGGTTGTTAATTGTTGATCTTGGTATACATTCAGGTTCATTTGCCATCATTTCAAAAAGGGTTGGACTTGAACGAGTCTTGGAATCCATATTTGGCGGTGGTGGTGACATAGGGTTTAATAAACCTGCTGTTAAAGCTGAATTGAATTTACTAAATGATGATGGAAATGCATCATGGTTATTGTTGCTATTTGGTATTGGTGTACCATTTCCATTGTTGTAAAGATTAGTTGATTCCATAACTGAATATTGGATCTTGAaatttgatgatgatgatgacgtggCAGTGGTGTAAGGTGAAATGGGTGGTGTTAGAGTGGATTTAGATGTAGGGGAACACCATGAGTTGTCAGGTGAGGTAATAGTTGGTGTATCAATTTTGTGAGTTTTTTCGTTGAGGCATTTTGTCGAACAGGTTGTAGGCGAAGAATTCGAAGGGTTTGAAGAAGTAGTAGTAATGGTGGTTTCTCGGTAGCGACGACGTTTGGGTTTAATGGGTTGGATTTGGAATTTAATGGTAGTTGCCATATTGTTGTAATTTCACTAATTTATGGGTCAAGTGTAATATTTGTTGTGGTTTAGTTTGTCATTTTAGGGCCTAAAAATCCATAGCATTCATCGTCACTTCACGAGCATAAATGTGCGTGCGTGGGCTATaaaaatatcacacacatattgACAGGATTTTTATATTGGTAATGTATTTGTTCTTGACTGAGAAGTGAGAAAAATTGGGCAAGGGAAGAAAACAATTAAAGCATTCAATGGAGACAGAGATGTTGACGAATGggttttaatgaaaaattgtttaGATACTATGCTTTATTTGTACGTATGGACATGGGCTCTGTTGATGACTCTTTTATCTCCTTTATGATACAAGTATGGGACCATCTAGAGTGGAGTGTGTACTAATTTTAATTGATATGTTTAAAGTTGAAATTGGCATAATGGATAATCTTGGAAATTGATGGTCTTGAATTTTTGACTCCGGCTTGCTCTATCACCAACCTTCATGAATCAAAGTtgtttaagagcccgtttggatgagcttaaaaaaagcagcttataagtttttttcagcttataagctgctttagataagttaaaaccaaacggacccaattatttttttggacttattttaagcacaaaatggttTTAAGCTTGTcagctaaacactcaaaaaagctgaaaacagcttataagttgttttcagcaacgtataagtcaatccaaacgggctctaagaccATCCACCTGGGGCCGGAGCCAGGTAGAGGCAAGGGGGTTCATCCGCACCTCATTCAACggaaaaattatattgtatatataaggTTAATAAGTACTATTTTTTATGTATGATATAGTAGATGTTGTGTATGCCTACTTCTTGTTTTGAGTCTCCGTAGTGAAAATTCTAACTCCGCTATTGCTGTAACACCTagtagcttcgggcgaaggtttgactcataagatgataatataatggaaccaatatgagggttataggaagtattttgaaaactaatcaagtcataagaaatgtctttgggcaaagcaaagttggagccttatcaggtatgtagagttactatctacgtgtgggaacatcattgttcttccccacgcctcataatccataaattatgattctctactaaaactaggatttctacaccatgttcatgacaaccctaggtccatggcCATGAAtagattatgtatgaattgctattattctatcattgtgttcttaataactccatatgattattgagaatcagtccgtaatccatgaaaacccatatcttgtattccatgggttcttgcatgcatgtttttaactaagaatgattatttcatgaatatcctacatgtctacaaatTTTCATgtaactatattatataattactttcatgccatgatacaagatacatacctgctaaatacaagctatttcatgaaaccatgtttataagttatttcatgaaatcatgattacaagtcaagtataagtcaattcacgaaaatcatgggcttcttagccaattatatcatgttcatgtttttgggagttgcacgaattaccgagaaggctcagatagcctgaaactacgtagccactgtAGGACAatgatcgctccgcccagttaggacgattccttaatttacactgaatggatccatcaggcacgttaccaccttataccctggcaaggtatgggggctctgctggtccggcgaggtaccagactccacgtatccacgtggtgatatcatgttgtccgGTTAtaaaatgctctccctacttatcatgttttacttatgttatatatatatgtatccatgctcatgctcatgttcatgtccaggttttcagtttcagttcttatcatgttatttcatgtcccatgttatttctttcagttgctttacacaccagtacatttaatgtgttgacgtccccttttattgcccgagggcctgcatttcacgatgcaggtacagatttacaggacgacgccactgcccattaggatctgcacgtactaGCTTttagtgagccccatctcattcggggtttaggcattattatttttttatttagttttgcatctaaaggtatgttgggggccttgtcccagcaagtatgttacgtgtttcagactcatgttagaggtttcatagacaaaacaagtgtcatgttagacttccagagttggttagccggtttggctcatttatgatattgtccgcattcatgacttaatcaagtacttatgtttaatattatgacttactatgttttatagaagctcatcatgcacttcacgttatatttccgctcatatatgcctcatgatgattcagcaagccatgtggttcgcttggtcacatgcaatcaggcaccgagtgccgtgttacactcaaaccatggttcggggcgtgacaacgcttggtatcagagcctaggttcaagtgtctttagggagtctatgaaaccatgtctagtggggtcacttttatatgtgtgagggtcccatacatataaatagttgaccactaagacattcaggattgtctcgcttctttcatattctagatcgtgcagttagagcagtacttttaggaaGCCTTTCTAATTCatgcgtgtacgtattttcagaaaatgcctgcgataaggaaatacaccagaaaagctacagccaccagccaaggggctactgcggaagcaactcgcgaagagaccgttccgactcagacaacatccccaaccgctcctacagttacacctcctagtgattcggatggggatgttaggaatgctatcaatatgctcacacaactggtagcagctcaagcccaacgtcaggaatctgggtcaagttcaagaggtaatggagagtcttctaagactaaggactttctcaagATGAAtccccagtctttacggggacaaagaaagatgaggaccctcaggactacattgatgctctccaaaagttattcaggattatgacagatacagaaaccgaagcagctacttttggagctcatcagctacagggcattgctaacacttggtatgaatcttgggaattatcccgaggtgaggatgcacctgacgctacatgggatgaatttacaagcgcattcctggaccacttcataccaatagaagtcagagaggctaaggctgaacaatttctaaagcttaagcagaatggcaggtcagttcaggactacctTTTGGAATTTgtcagtctggctaagcatgctccacatatggtaccggatatgagggcaagagtgaggagaTTTGTTGGAGGACTTGATccccatttgtatgatggggccaacatTGCTACACAGAATGGGGGAATGACCATCTctaagatggttgctttcgtacagggtaatgagacaagg carries:
- the LOC132634873 gene encoding BTB/POZ domain-containing protein At1g63850; translated protein: MATTIKFQIQPIKPKRRRYRETTITTTSSNPSNSSPTTCSTKCLNEKTHKIDTPTITSPDNSWCSPTSKSTLTPPISPYTTATSSSSSNFKIQYSVMESTNLYNNGNGTPIPNSNNNHDAFPSSFSKFNSALTAGLLNPMSPPPPNMDSKTRSSPTLFEMMANEPECIPRSTINNPICSNNQKVTNFVQQDKQVLMQQRLLDLLACKSPGNQFNDSGSSDVKLTLSSKDGLSVAMNVHRQILVVHSRFFAVKLSEKWVKQQRNSGPYIVEIADCDDIEVYIETLRLMYCKDLRRRLMKEDVSKVLGILKVSAAIGFDAGVLSCLEYLEAAPWAEDEEEKVASLLSELRLEGVGAGEVLRRVSLDVTSGTENGNGNEEVLLKLLHVVLDGKDEKARREMKGLVSKMLHENSSHNDLRKESLYSACNACLQLLRHHFLRAADGDMMDVGQIARQADNLHWILDILIDRQIAEDFLRSWASQSVLSEAHHKVPALHRYEVSRVTARLFVGIGKGQLLASKDARSALLQTWLVPFYEDFGWMRRASRGLDRHLIEDGLSNTILTLPMALQQEILMSWFDRFLNSGEDCPNIQRGFEIWWRRAFWRRNGEPERPRQVRVMTATIENS